In Planctomycetota bacterium, a single genomic region encodes these proteins:
- a CDS encoding response regulator transcription factor — MRILVLEDEKKLARFIQRALREDGHAVDLCHDGEEGGHLAVTEPYDVIVLDLGLPRRDGMAILRDLREKKKNSAVLVLSARDAVQDRVRGLDQGADDYLTKPFALEELRARVRALLRRGKDDSPTLLKFADVTMNLLDRMVLRGAREIPLTPREFALLEYFLRHPRRVLTRTSIAEHVWDYNFDWQSNVVDVFVSVLRKKLEEKDEPRLIHTVRGVGYVLRES, encoded by the coding sequence ATGCGCATCCTCGTCCTCGAAGACGAAAAGAAGCTGGCCCGCTTCATCCAGCGCGCCCTGCGCGAAGACGGCCACGCGGTCGACCTCTGCCACGACGGCGAGGAGGGCGGGCACCTGGCCGTGACGGAGCCCTACGACGTCATCGTCCTGGATCTCGGGCTGCCGCGGCGCGACGGCATGGCCATCCTGCGCGATCTCAGGGAAAAGAAGAAGAACTCCGCCGTTCTGGTCCTGTCGGCGCGCGACGCCGTGCAGGACCGCGTCCGCGGTCTGGACCAGGGGGCCGACGATTACCTCACCAAGCCCTTCGCGCTCGAGGAGCTCCGGGCCCGCGTCCGCGCGCTCCTGCGGCGCGGGAAAGACGACTCTCCCACGCTGCTCAAGTTCGCCGACGTGACGATGAACCTCCTCGACCGGATGGTCCTGCGGGGCGCCCGCGAAATCCCCCTGACGCCGCGGGAATTCGCGCTTCTGGAATACTTCCTGCGCCATCCGCGCCGCGTGCTGACCCGCACGTCCATCGCGGAGCACGTCTGGGATTACAACTTCGACTGGCAGTCCAACGTCGTGGACGTCTTCGTCAGCGTCCTGCGCAAGAAGCTGGAGGAAAAGGACGAGCCGCGCCTCATTCACACGGTGCGCGGCGTGGGATACGTCCTGCGGGAGTCGTAG